Proteins co-encoded in one Natronorubrum daqingense genomic window:
- a CDS encoding bifunctional metallophosphatase/5'-nucleotidase yields MSKGSPNELERRRVLQYAGAAGVAALAGCSDASSDDENGDGDEETTSLRIIHDTHFHGLLGDSEEPLNVANYFGLMAELYEDAENAFAVGNGDDLHMSVESSVFEGEHITSVLNESPVSHNAIGNHEFDNGPESLRENIADSEFTWLSANVLEEETGEAFASEEGAARYVVEEIDGVDVGFTGLAPEDTPEITSVGDDTEVIDPVTAAEDVVADLEEEGVDIVILLSHLSSPVAEDLVAEVDGIDAVVGDHAAFVEEEPLEENDTIISVVGDEFDYVGQLDLEIAGDEILEYAFEKHDLEELVDADEVDPHDEIEDLLLEYEDELDDELEEVIGETTTDLDARNDTVRSEESNVGNWLTDVIREDVDAEIAIQNGGGIRSDELYEAGELTRGVIVDILPFPNETVKIEVTGENLEAAIETGVSSVEDGHGRFPQVSGMSFTYDLDAETGERVEELTVDGEDVDPEATYELGTNDFLMEGGDGYESLTEGEVIVPPDEGTVTSALAMNRLEDEGTISPELEGRIETV; encoded by the coding sequence ATGTCGAAGGGGTCACCCAACGAACTCGAGCGGAGACGAGTACTACAGTACGCGGGCGCGGCCGGCGTGGCCGCACTCGCCGGTTGTTCGGACGCGAGTTCTGACGACGAAAACGGCGACGGCGACGAGGAGACGACGAGTCTCCGAATCATCCACGACACGCACTTTCACGGCCTGCTCGGCGACTCCGAGGAGCCCCTGAACGTCGCGAACTACTTCGGGTTGATGGCGGAGTTGTACGAGGACGCGGAGAACGCGTTCGCGGTCGGCAACGGCGACGACCTGCACATGTCCGTCGAGTCCTCTGTCTTCGAGGGCGAACACATCACGAGCGTGCTCAACGAGAGCCCGGTCTCGCACAACGCCATCGGGAACCACGAGTTCGACAACGGCCCGGAGAGCCTCCGCGAGAACATCGCCGATAGCGAATTCACGTGGCTGAGCGCGAACGTCCTCGAGGAAGAGACGGGCGAGGCGTTCGCCAGCGAGGAGGGCGCGGCCCGGTACGTCGTCGAAGAAATCGACGGCGTCGACGTTGGCTTCACCGGCCTCGCACCCGAGGACACGCCGGAGATCACGTCCGTCGGCGACGACACGGAGGTAATCGATCCGGTGACCGCGGCCGAGGACGTCGTCGCCGACCTCGAGGAGGAGGGGGTCGACATCGTCATCTTGCTCTCACACCTCTCGAGTCCGGTCGCCGAGGATCTCGTCGCCGAGGTCGACGGCATCGACGCTGTCGTCGGCGACCACGCGGCGTTCGTCGAGGAGGAGCCACTCGAGGAGAACGACACGATCATCTCGGTCGTCGGCGACGAGTTCGACTACGTCGGGCAACTCGACCTCGAGATCGCGGGCGACGAAATTTTGGAGTACGCCTTCGAGAAACACGACCTCGAGGAACTGGTCGACGCGGACGAGGTCGATCCCCACGACGAGATCGAGGATCTCCTCCTCGAGTACGAGGACGAACTCGACGACGAACTCGAGGAGGTTATCGGCGAGACGACGACCGACCTGGACGCCAGAAACGATACCGTCCGTAGCGAGGAATCGAACGTCGGCAACTGGCTGACCGACGTGATTCGCGAGGACGTCGACGCGGAAATCGCCATCCAGAACGGCGGCGGCATCCGCAGCGACGAACTGTACGAGGCCGGCGAACTCACCCGCGGCGTGATCGTCGACATTCTGCCGTTCCCCAACGAGACGGTGAAGATCGAGGTCACCGGCGAGAACCTCGAGGCGGCCATCGAAACCGGCGTGAGTTCGGTCGAAGACGGCCACGGTCGATTCCCGCAGGTCAGTGGCATGTCGTTCACCTACGATCTCGACGCCGAGACGGGCGAGCGCGTCGAGGAACTCACGGTCGACGGCGAGGACGTCGACCCCGAGGCGACGTACGAACTCGGAACGAACGATTTCCTCATGGAGGGCGGCGACGGCTACGAGTCGCTCACGGAGGGCGAGGTCATCGTGCCGCCGGACGAAGGCACCGTCACCTCGGCGCTCGCCATGAACAGACTCGAGGACGAAGGCACGATCTCGCCCGAACTCGAGGGGCGAATCGAGACGGTCTGA
- a CDS encoding metallophosphoesterase codes for MNIGIISDTHDNVEAIERATEIFEDEGVEIVLHCGDFVAPLMLNDFGEFELHGVLGNNDGDAATLQSIFDGLGDESELHGRFASLEFDGLSFAMLHGEHKDEVEAIAAGETFDFVCYGHHHERELSEEGRTTVLNPGAHVLAKSEADRTVAIVDTRTESVQFRSVLE; via the coding sequence ATGAACATCGGAATCATCTCCGACACGCACGATAACGTCGAGGCGATCGAACGCGCGACCGAGATTTTCGAGGACGAAGGCGTCGAAATCGTTCTCCACTGCGGGGATTTCGTCGCCCCCCTGATGCTCAACGACTTCGGCGAGTTCGAACTCCACGGCGTGTTAGGGAACAACGACGGCGACGCCGCCACCCTCCAGTCGATCTTCGACGGCCTCGGCGACGAGAGCGAACTCCACGGTCGATTCGCCAGCCTCGAGTTCGACGGCCTCTCGTTCGCGATGCTCCACGGCGAGCACAAAGACGAAGTCGAGGCGATCGCGGCCGGCGAGACGTTCGATTTCGTCTGTTACGGCCACCACCACGAACGCGAGTTGTCGGAGGAGGGGCGAACGACGGTGCTCAACCCCGGTGCGCACGTCCTCGCGAAGTCCGAGGCGGACCGAACGGTCGCCATCGTCGACACCCGCACGGAGTCGGTTCAGTTCCGATCCGTCCTCGAGTAA
- a CDS encoding KH domain-containing protein, with the protein MQHVKIPQDRIGVLIGEGGETMREIEAEAEVRLDIDSENGSVAIETVGDPVRGLKAPDIVRAVGRGFAPDAALRLLDDDMMMFDIVDIDSAARNTNDMKRKKGRLIGEDGRTRELMEELGGADVVIYGSTLGIIGAPQEVDAVRTAAEMLLDGAPHGTVYSFLEERHNEMKHQGMQYHRYPGGES; encoded by the coding sequence ATGCAACACGTGAAGATTCCGCAGGACCGCATCGGTGTTCTCATCGGAGAGGGTGGCGAGACGATGCGCGAAATCGAGGCCGAAGCCGAGGTACGACTCGACATCGACTCGGAGAACGGCTCCGTCGCGATCGAGACCGTCGGCGACCCCGTTCGCGGCCTCAAAGCGCCGGATATCGTTCGCGCAGTCGGTCGCGGCTTTGCACCCGACGCGGCGCTTCGCTTGCTCGACGACGATATGATGATGTTCGACATCGTCGACATCGACAGCGCTGCCCGAAACACGAACGATATGAAACGCAAGAAGGGCCGACTCATCGGCGAGGACGGGCGCACGCGAGAACTCATGGAAGAACTGGGAGGTGCCGACGTCGTCATCTACGGCTCGACGCTCGGCATCATCGGCGCACCACAGGAGGTCGACGCCGTTCGAACCGCTGCCGAGATGCTCCTCGACGGTGCACCCCACGGGACCGTCTACTCCTTCTTAGAGGAGCGACACAACGAGATGAAACACCAGGGGATGCAGTACCACCGCTACCCTGGCGGCGAATCGTAG
- a CDS encoding MFS transporter, whose protein sequence is MPSESDEDGLYYGWIVVVACFIGTFVVFGLSYSFGVFFERILDEFGHSRGVTSIAFGLQTFTLYIGAVLVGALVDRYGTRQILLAGTGLLCVGLLGTSQAESLFALFLFYGIITGFGMCAVYVVSYATVPRWFDRHVGLAGGIASAGLGAGMLFVAPASTALIEQTGWRTAFLLLTAGATALLLVAAVLIRDDPLAADVTPPENEFVGEPTPATDENLREQLEAVRRIAFTPSFFCLFVGWVAIYTTLYVVFSHIVVYVTDIGISAAVGALVIAIIGGASAVARVGIGHIADAVGRTAVFGTCSAIMGLATIALPFATSSWTLLAFAFVYGIGYGGNGALLSPLTADLFGRENINAVFGLISGSFAVSGLIAPYIAGLGYDSIGTYNPVFIAAGIAAVGGAGLIVLADRLAQSRTPKTAYDSPPG, encoded by the coding sequence ATGCCTAGCGAGAGCGACGAAGACGGACTCTACTACGGGTGGATCGTCGTCGTCGCATGTTTCATCGGGACGTTCGTCGTCTTCGGTCTCTCGTACTCCTTCGGCGTGTTCTTCGAGCGAATACTCGACGAGTTCGGCCACTCTCGAGGCGTCACGTCGATTGCGTTCGGTCTCCAGACGTTCACGCTCTACATCGGCGCGGTACTCGTCGGTGCGCTCGTCGACCGATACGGAACGCGTCAGATCCTGCTGGCCGGAACGGGACTCCTCTGCGTCGGACTCCTCGGAACCAGTCAGGCCGAGTCGCTGTTCGCGTTGTTTCTGTTCTACGGTATCATCACCGGTTTCGGCATGTGTGCGGTCTACGTCGTCTCCTATGCGACCGTTCCGCGCTGGTTCGATCGACACGTCGGTCTCGCCGGCGGAATCGCCTCCGCCGGCCTCGGTGCGGGAATGCTCTTCGTCGCGCCCGCGTCGACTGCACTCATCGAACAGACGGGCTGGCGAACGGCGTTTTTACTCCTCACCGCGGGCGCGACCGCGTTACTGCTCGTCGCGGCCGTCTTAATCCGGGACGATCCACTCGCTGCCGACGTGACGCCGCCGGAAAACGAGTTCGTCGGCGAACCAACGCCGGCCACCGACGAGAACTTGCGCGAGCAACTCGAGGCCGTGCGGCGAATCGCGTTCACGCCGTCGTTCTTCTGTTTGTTCGTCGGCTGGGTGGCCATCTACACCACGTTGTACGTCGTGTTCTCGCACATCGTGGTCTACGTGACGGACATCGGGATCTCGGCGGCCGTCGGGGCGTTGGTGATCGCGATCATCGGCGGCGCGAGCGCCGTCGCTCGAGTCGGAATCGGACACATCGCGGACGCGGTGGGCCGCACGGCGGTGTTCGGAACCTGCTCGGCGATTATGGGCCTCGCGACGATCGCACTGCCGTTCGCGACGAGTAGTTGGACACTCCTCGCCTTCGCGTTCGTCTACGGCATCGGCTACGGTGGGAACGGCGCACTGCTGTCGCCGTTGACCGCGGATCTGTTCGGGCGAGAAAACATCAACGCGGTGTTCGGCTTGATTTCCGGGTCGTTTGCCGTTTCAGGTCTTATTGCACCGTATATCGCTGGCCTCGGATACGATTCGATCGGGACGTACAATCCGGTCTTCATCGCAGCCGGAATTGCCGCCGTTGGCGGAGCAGGACTGATCGTGCTCGCTGACCGACTCGCACAGAGTCGAACGCCAAAGACGGCCTACGATTCGCCGCCAGGGTAG
- a CDS encoding short-chain fatty acid transporter, producing the protein MSDIQESSEAQMTPVQRFGEGIADRVERWMPSPFLFAILLTYVAAVIAFLSEGAGATEIALSWYGGFWDLLDFAMQMVLILVTAFVVAYHPWVKGVIDRIVRLPNNGKQAVVVVGVGAMMVGWISWGLGLIFGAILAREMGKYAEQNGMQLHYPLVAVAGYLGMSLTWGWGMSSSAGLLQATEGNVFMEQGVVDTVIPATEWVFHPYPLMLTGLAIVYASICLYLLSPPGEYARGMSQYLSREEMNDDEEDSSSDSVADADGDADVAADGGSQQTELADEESPSEGDMRPEDESPAPADKINNSKVLGGVLALTGVALFVRAFYVQGLDALDLNVLNFGFIMIGLILYTSPIDYLEEFYDAVHSSSGIILQFPFYAGIIGIMEGTGLVDTMTEFLLSIATPATFPVIAWITAGILNVFVPSAGGEWTIVGGPMMSAGAELGIPHGQTIAAYGVGDAHTNLLNPFWAIPLLAITGLRARDMFGYAITMMILLTPFLAIALYVVPY; encoded by the coding sequence ATGTCTGACATACAGGAGTCTTCAGAGGCACAGATGACCCCGGTTCAACGGTTCGGGGAAGGGATCGCTGACAGGGTGGAACGATGGATGCCGAGTCCGTTTCTGTTCGCGATACTGCTCACGTACGTCGCGGCGGTGATCGCCTTCCTATCCGAGGGCGCAGGCGCGACGGAAATCGCACTCTCGTGGTACGGCGGGTTCTGGGACCTGCTCGACTTCGCGATGCAGATGGTGTTGATTCTGGTAACGGCGTTCGTCGTGGCGTATCATCCGTGGGTAAAGGGAGTAATCGACCGAATCGTTCGGCTCCCCAACAACGGAAAACAGGCCGTCGTCGTGGTCGGCGTCGGCGCGATGATGGTCGGGTGGATTTCCTGGGGGCTCGGACTCATTTTCGGCGCGATTCTCGCTCGAGAGATGGGGAAGTACGCCGAACAGAACGGGATGCAACTGCACTACCCGCTCGTCGCCGTCGCCGGCTACCTCGGCATGAGCCTCACCTGGGGGTGGGGAATGTCCAGTTCGGCGGGACTGCTCCAGGCGACGGAGGGTAACGTCTTCATGGAACAGGGTGTCGTCGACACCGTTATTCCGGCGACGGAGTGGGTGTTCCACCCGTACCCGTTGATGTTGACCGGTCTCGCCATCGTCTACGCGTCGATCTGTCTCTACTTGCTCTCTCCACCAGGAGAGTACGCACGGGGAATGAGTCAATACCTCAGTCGCGAAGAGATGAACGACGACGAAGAGGACTCATCGAGCGACTCGGTTGCAGACGCTGACGGGGACGCCGACGTGGCGGCCGACGGTGGGAGCCAGCAGACCGAACTCGCGGACGAGGAATCGCCGAGTGAAGGCGACATGCGCCCGGAAGACGAGTCGCCGGCACCGGCGGACAAAATCAACAACAGCAAGGTACTCGGCGGGGTGCTCGCGCTGACGGGTGTCGCGCTGTTCGTTCGAGCGTTCTACGTCCAAGGACTCGACGCACTGGACCTGAACGTGCTGAACTTCGGATTCATCATGATCGGGCTCATCCTGTACACGAGTCCGATCGACTACCTCGAGGAGTTCTACGACGCCGTCCATTCGAGTTCCGGGATCATCCTGCAGTTCCCGTTCTACGCGGGGATCATCGGGATCATGGAAGGGACCGGGCTGGTCGACACGATGACGGAGTTCCTGTTGTCGATCGCGACGCCGGCGACGTTCCCGGTCATCGCCTGGATCACCGCCGGTATCCTCAACGTGTTCGTGCCGTCTGCGGGCGGCGAGTGGACCATCGTCGGCGGACCGATGATGAGTGCGGGGGCGGAACTCGGTATTCCACACGGACAGACGATCGCCGCGTACGGAGTGGGTGACGCACACACGAACCTGCTGAACCCGTTCTGGGCGATTCCGCTGCTGGCGATTACCGGACTTCGTGCACGTGATATGTTCGGCTACGCGATCACGATGATGATCCTGCTGACGCCGTTCCTGGCGATCGCGCTGTACGTCGTCCCGTACTGA